ATTCCCTGAGCCGGTACAGCTTAAACTGGAATGCGAAGACGAAACGGTAGTCGGGGTTACGCCGGTTATCGGTTACGTACACCGCGGGGTAGAAAAGGCCTGTGAGATAAATACCTTGCGGCAGAATATTTTTCTGGTAGAACGTATTTGCGGCATCTGTTCAATTCAGCACGCCCTTTGCTATTGTCAGGGCATAGAGGAACTGGCCGGTATTGAAGTTCCCCAACGGGCACATTATCTGCGCACTGCCTGGGCTGAGCTTTCCCGTCTTCACAGCCATAGCCTCTGGCTGGGTTTGCTGGCGGATGCACTCGGTTTTGAAAGCCTGTTCATGCAAATCTGGCGCGCCCGTGAGATTATCCTGGATATACTGGAGATGACTGCCGGACACAGGGTTATTACTTCTGCCTGCGTGGTGGGCGGAGTGCGCCGTGACATAGACACCGAAATGCTGAAAAAAACGTCTGATATGCTGGCTGAGTTTAGAAAAATGATGGATAAAACTATCCTGCCTACCCTGCTGAATGACCCCACCTTGAAAAAACGGACTGTAGGCAAAGGTATTTTATCCTATGACCAGGCGGTTACCTTAGGTGCTTGCGGCCCTACCATGCGCGGCAGCGGCGTCCCATCTGATGCCCGGGCCACCGGGTATGCCGCTTTTAAGGAGCTTGGCTTTGAGCCGGTAGTGGAAACCGCCGGGGACAGCTATGCCCGCACCCTGGTGCGCACCCGTGAAATTTACCAATCCATAGACCTTACGCTGGCCGCGCTTCAGCAAATGCCAGCAGGGGAAATAATGGTTAAGGCCGAAGCCTATCCTGAGGGAGAAATATTTACCCGGGTGGAGCAGCCCCGCGGCGAGCTTACTTATTATATAAAAGCCAACGGCACAAATCATTTGGACAGGTGCAAAATACGTACCCCCACCTTTGCCAATATCCCCACCCTGCTGGTCATGCTGCCGGGGTGTGAACTGGCAGATGTGCCTGTTATTACCTTATCTATAGACCCATGTATATCCTGCACGGAGCGTTAGGAGAAGGCTATGCCCTGGATGATAGGAACAGTACTTAAAAATTTGTTTTCAACTCCCCCCACCCGCCGCTACCCATACGAAAAACGGGAGTCATTTGCTGGTTCACGCGGTAACATCACCTGGGATGCCGGGCGTTGTGATATGTGCAACGATTGCGCCCGGGTCTGTCCCGCCCGCGCTATTACTCTTAAACCGGAAAAACACCTTATAGAATATGACCCGCTAAAGTGTATTTACTGCGGTACTTGCGCCGAAACCTGTCTTCAGCATGCAATCACCCAGCATCCGCTTTACGCCGCCCCGCAGGCTGAGCACGCTAGCCGGATAACCGAAGTCCACCACTACCGCTATTAGAAAAAGGTTTATCGCAGAGAAAAACCCCGGCTGTGACCGGGGTTTTATTATATCTATTATGATTCGCAGATATATTATGTAATGTAATTAGGCCGTATCGGCTGTAAAAGGTATAACGTCCTGTATGCTGTCTGTATTACAGAAGAACATAACCAGGCGGTCTATTCCCAGTGCATTTCCGGCACAGGCAGGCAGATATTTCATTGATTCCAAAAATTTATCAGGCGAAACCACCCGCCTATTCTGCTCAGTTTCTATCAGCCGCTTTTCCCCGGCAAAACGGCTTGCCTGCTCAAGCGGGTCTGTCAGCTCTGAATAAGCATTGGCCATTTCCAAGCCGGATATAAAAAACTCCGCCCGTTCGGCTACTTCCGGTTTAGTCTCTTTTATCCTGGCCAGAGATGCCATTTTAGCCGGATAATCCATCAGCACCGTAGGCTGTTCGGACGGAAAAGACGGAATAACCTTTAACACCAGGTCATCATCAAAACGCTTTTCATCATCTACGCTTAGCGGATCCCAGCCTGCGGCAGTTAGAAAGGCATCCTGCACAGTTATCCGTTTCCACGGGGGCATCAGGTCAATTTCCTTCGCCATGTACCGGACTAGTGGCTTACCGGACAGTTTTATGGCAATATAATGAAACAGATTTTCGGTGTCTTTTATCATCTGGAGATAATCAGCCCCGGCCCGGTACCACTCCAGCAGACTGAATTCGGGGTTATGCTGGCGTCCTTTCTCCCCGTCCCTGAAACAGCGGCTTATCTGGTAGATTTTTGCATATCCCGCTGCCAGCATACGTTTCATGTAAAGCTCAGGGGAAGTAGACAGGTAACCGCTCTGGCATTCCACCGGTTTTATATATCGTTCCGGGGCAACTGCCGGAACAAAAACAGGGGTTTCCACTTCCAGAAACCCCTGCTCATTGAAAAAACTGCGTATCCACCCAAGTATCTGCATGCGGCGTTTCAGGTTGTCTTCCAGTTTCCCCAGCCGCTGCTTCTCGTCTAAGTACATCCAGCTACTTCTTGTTGCCAACTCTTTCCACATAGGCACCGGTGCGGGTATCTACTTTTATAATATCCCCAGCCTTTATAAAAGTGGGAACGCCTATTTCCATGCCGTTGGAAAGTTTGGCCGGTTTATTCTGGGCAGTTACGGTTTCTTTGCCGGTACTCATAGAAGTTTCCACTATTTCCAGCTCAACAAAATTAGGCAGGGTAATTTCAATGGGGGCATCACCCAAAAGCTGTACCGGAATAACCATGCCGTCTTTCAGAAAAACACCCCGTGAACCCATACGGTCTTCGGTCATGTAGTGCTGTTCAAAGGTATCGGTATTCATAAATATATAATTGCCATTCTCATGGTAGAGATACTGCATATCATAAGTAGCTACATCAGCTTCCTTCAGTTTGTCACCCGAATGATAGGTGCGTTCCAGAATTCCGCCATCCATCAGATTGCGGAACTTTATCCGGTAGACGGCACTGCCCTTGCCCGGCTTCATAAAATCCACGTCATCCACGTTGTAAGGTATCTCATCCAACAGGATTTTTTTGTTCTTGCTGACTTCCTCTATATTCATACTGGCCTTTCGTAACAGAAAATACTAAGTGTTTTCAATCCAAAAATAATAATGGATATACGTATAACAAGTCAAATTTAAGGGGCACTGTCATCAGGGTTTGACACCGTTTTTAGGCCTGATTATAATTAGTGCTATACAAAATATTTTAGTACTGATAAATATATATATGACACGATGTATAGAGGAAAAACATGACACCTGAAACGTGCTCTGAAGATGCAAAATTTGTGCTGGTAAAAGATATTCTGGGGTTTATCCAGAAACTTTATACCGAAGCCCTGGTAGTCCCCCAGGGGCTGCTGGAAACCGAAATCACCATGCCCCAGCTGCAGGTGCTTTTACTTCTGCGCCAGCACGGCCCTCTCTCCATGGGGATAATATCCAAGAAACTTTGCGTCGGGCTTGCTACCCTGACCGGCATTGTTGACCGTCTGGTCAGGCAGGGTTTTGTAGAACGAGAAACTCCGCCCGATAACCGCCGGGTGGTCATCTGCCACCTTACCCCAAAAGGTAATGACCATTACCAGAGCCTGTGGCAGTTTACCACCGACAAAGTAGCCGAACTGCTGGACGGGGTAGATAACGAAGGCTTATCCATAATCCGGAATGGGTTTTGCCAGCTTGAAAAATCCATTGCCAATAAATTAACAGCGGCAGAAAGTACTGACAGGATTTAAAAATATGTTCAAGACTATTGCAAATTGGGTTATCAAATTTAAATATCTGGTAGTCAGTTTCTGGGTGATACTGGCTGCGGTAATGGCGCTTTCCGCCCCATCTTTGCAGGATGCAAGCACACTGGACCAGTCCGGCTTTATGCCCTCAGACTCAGATTCAGTTAAGGCTGATGCTCTTTTAAAACAGTATTTCCCGGATGATATTTCCTCGGTTTTCGGTCTCTATCTAATCCTGTTTAACCAGTCTAGCCTGAGCCAGACTGATATGGATTATGCCGAATCTTTAAGTGACTGGCTCTCTTCCGGGGATGCGCCCGCCGGCATTGGGGAAGTAGATTCGGTATTTAACAACCCCCAGTTAGCCGGCCGCCTTATCAGCCCGGATAATACTACCATGCTGATAAATATAAGCCTCATGCAGGCCGCCGAGGACAGCCGGACAGAAAAAATCATAACCGCCATTCATTCTCAGCTGGCAGATACGCCCGCAGGGCTTGAAGTATTTGTTTCCGGCGAAGCCGGCATATTAAATGACCTTTTTGCCGCTTTGGCGGACAGTATAGACCTGACCACCATTGTTACCATTGTGCTGGTTTCGGTCTTGCTGCTTATTATTTACCGCTCACCGGTAGCTTCACTGGTACCGCTTTTAACCATAGGCATTGCTTATCTGGTTAGCCGGGGCGTGCTGGGCTATATGGCTGAAGCCGGAGTAAATATCTGGTCACAGCTGGATATATTTATAGTGGTACTGATATTTGGGGTAGGCACGGACTACTGTTTGTTTCTTATGTCACGTTTCCGCGAAGAACTCCACAACAACCAAAACCGCTGGGATGCACTTAAAACCGCTTTGGGGCGGATAGGGGCTGTCATATCTGCCAGCGCCATAGCCCTTATTGTGGGTTTGATGGGCATGTCAATCGCCCGCTACCAGATGATTCAAACCATGGGGCCTTCACTGAGTGTGACCATTGCCATTACCCTGCTGTGTGCTTTAACAATCACCCCTGCGCTGGCATCTATATTCGGCGGTAAAATATTTTGGCCCAGCAAATTTGATAAAAACCAGAAGGAAAAGCAGCCGGATGCACCGCCTAAAAACAAATT
This sequence is a window from Dehalococcoides mccartyi 195. Protein-coding genes within it:
- a CDS encoding nickel-dependent hydrogenase large subunit, which encodes MARTVIPFGPQHPVFPEPVQLKLECEDETVVGVTPVIGYVHRGVEKACEINTLRQNIFLVERICGICSIQHALCYCQGIEELAGIEVPQRAHYLRTAWAELSRLHSHSLWLGLLADALGFESLFMQIWRAREIILDILEMTAGHRVITSACVVGGVRRDIDTEMLKKTSDMLAEFRKMMDKTILPTLLNDPTLKKRTVGKGILSYDQAVTLGACGPTMRGSGVPSDARATGYAAFKELGFEPVVETAGDSYARTLVRTREIYQSIDLTLAALQQMPAGEIMVKAEAYPEGEIFTRVEQPRGELTYYIKANGTNHLDRCKIRTPTFANIPTLLVMLPGCELADVPVITLSIDPCISCTER
- a CDS encoding 4Fe-4S binding protein; its protein translation is MPWMIGTVLKNLFSTPPTRRYPYEKRESFAGSRGNITWDAGRCDMCNDCARVCPARAITLKPEKHLIEYDPLKCIYCGTCAETCLQHAITQHPLYAAPQAEHASRITEVHHYRY
- a CDS encoding amino acid--tRNA ligase-related protein, producing the protein MYLDEKQRLGKLEDNLKRRMQILGWIRSFFNEQGFLEVETPVFVPAVAPERYIKPVECQSGYLSTSPELYMKRMLAAGYAKIYQISRCFRDGEKGRQHNPEFSLLEWYRAGADYLQMIKDTENLFHYIAIKLSGKPLVRYMAKEIDLMPPWKRITVQDAFLTAAGWDPLSVDDEKRFDDDLVLKVIPSFPSEQPTVLMDYPAKMASLARIKETKPEVAERAEFFISGLEMANAYSELTDPLEQASRFAGEKRLIETEQNRRVVSPDKFLESMKYLPACAGNALGIDRLVMFFCNTDSIQDVIPFTADTA
- the efp gene encoding elongation factor P, with protein sequence MNIEEVSKNKKILLDEIPYNVDDVDFMKPGKGSAVYRIKFRNLMDGGILERTYHSGDKLKEADVATYDMQYLYHENGNYIFMNTDTFEQHYMTEDRMGSRGVFLKDGMVIPVQLLGDAPIEITLPNFVELEIVETSMSTGKETVTAQNKPAKLSNGMEIGVPTFIKAGDIIKVDTRTGAYVERVGNKK
- a CDS encoding MarR family winged helix-turn-helix transcriptional regulator: MTPETCSEDAKFVLVKDILGFIQKLYTEALVVPQGLLETEITMPQLQVLLLLRQHGPLSMGIISKKLCVGLATLTGIVDRLVRQGFVERETPPDNRRVVICHLTPKGNDHYQSLWQFTTDKVAELLDGVDNEGLSIIRNGFCQLEKSIANKLTAAESTDRI